One Candidatus Aminicenantes bacterium genomic window, GCAAAGCTGGGGCGGCCGGTTGGCCAACGGGAGATCGCCAGCAGTCCGCCGCGCCAGCGGGGCCAGTCCGAGGGCGGCCCGGACAGTCTCGGGCGTCAGCTCGCCCTGCAGCGGCAGATGGCCGCTCATCTTGCCGATCAGGATCTTGCCGGGGATGCCGAACAAGCCCCGGATCTGGCGCTCGATCAGCGGGTAGCCCTCTTCGGCCACCAGGATCGTGTCGCAGTGTTCGACCAGACGGCGGACGAGGTCTTCAGGGATCGGGTAGACCGAGATCTTTAGGATCGAGGGGCGCAAGCCGGAGCCCTCGAGGTTTTCCCGAACGTAGTTATATCCGAGGCCGGAGGCGATGATCCCCAGCCGGCGGTCGTCGGGCTGAAGCTCAAGCCGGGTGAAGGGCGATTCCGAGGCGTACCGGACGAGCTCGGGCTGGAGATCGAGAACCCGCTTGAACTGGACGCGGGCGTTCCCCGGCAGGAGCGTCCAACACTGCCGAGCGCCCGTCCGGATCTCGTTCTCGGGCCGCGGCGGGCGGGTTTCCACACCGGCCCGGCTGTGCGCAAGCCGGGTCGTCAACCGGATCATGACGGGAAGCTTGACCCGCTCGGACAGCTCGAAGGCCTCACGGGCCATGTCGTAGGCTTCCTGATGATCGGCCGGCTCGAAGCAGGGGATCAAGGCGAACTGGGCGTAGAAACGGCTGTCCTGCTCGTTCTGGGAGCTGTGCATGCTGGGATCGTCGCCCGAACAGACGATGAACCCGCCGTTGGCTCCGGTCAGCGCGGCGCTCATGAACGGGTCGGCAGCCACGTTGAGCCCGACGTGCTTGAACGAGACGAAAGCCCGCTTGCCGGCGTAGGAGCAGCCCAGGGCTTCCTCGAAGGCGGTCTTCTCATTGACCGACCAGGCCGCCTTAAACGAGGCGCCGCGGCCGATCCGGATCAGGTATTCCATGATCTCGGAGGCAGGCGTGCCCGGGTAGGAATAGGCGCCGCTCAGCCCGGCGTGGACCGCGCCGAGGCCGACGGCCTCGTCGCCCAGCAGGATTTCCATGCTCATGTTGCTGTCCTTAAGACGGGGCGTCCGGAGACTCGAGAGCGGGATCGCTCGCGGCGATTTCGGAGCCCCTGGGTCGGCATTCGGGAAAGGCTAGGATACCCTCGCCGCGGCGAGGGTGTCAAGGCGCCGGTGGCGGAAACGAGAGCTCTATCTCTACATAATCTATAAAATTAGGTTGCTTTTAATCCGGGCCTTGGCTTATGATAGATGTTGACGTTCGGCATCCTTATTCTGCGCAGGAGTTCGGCATGATCAAGCTCTCGACGAAAGGCCGTTACGGCACTCGGCTCATGGTCAATCTGGCCCGGCACTACCACCAGACCCAGGACACCATCATCCTCAAGAGCGTGGCCGAAGAAGAGGGCATCTCCATCCGATACCTGGAACAGATCATCATCCCGCTCAAGATCAACAAGCTGGTCAAGAGCGTCCGCGGCGCGGGCGGCGGCTATACCTTGGCCCGCGCCCCCAAGGACATCAAGCTCTGCGACATCCTACAAGCCCTGGAAGGCTCCTGCAGCCTGACCGAATGCATTGAGGATGAGAGCGTCTGCGAAAAGGTGCCTATTTGCGGCACCCACGAGATTTGGAAGGGGGCCACCCTCCTGTTGAAGGGCTATTTCGACAAAATCACGCTGCAGGATGTCATGGACATCACCGAGAAGAAGCTCGCCGCGGCCCGCAAGAAGAGCCGGGCCAAGGCCTAAGCGTCTTCGCCCCTTTCCGATACTTGACGGAGAGTGCCTGATCTCTTATCCTTTTTCCACATTGCCCCTAGCATGTCTCATAATAAACCCGCTCGATACCCCGGGCTTTGCAGTCCTCAGCCGCGAAGCGGATGAGGGCGGGCTGAAGCCCGGGGTATTAACAGGGTTAATACTGAGCGGCGCTTATAACCCCGATTTGAAAATCGGGATTTGGCGCCGCGAACGTATCAATCGCCCCCCCCGGGGCGCAGGAAGGGCATATGAGATCGATCATCCGTTTCTTCAGCTCGCTTCGCTTGGCCATCGCCTTGCTCATCTTCCTGGCCGTGGCCTCGGTTATCGGGACTCTCATCCCCCAGGCCCGGAGCGTGGAGGAGTATGCCGCTCGCTACGGCGCCGCGTCTGGGCTCCTGATCAAGCTGCAGCTCACCGGCCTTTATCATTCGCTCTGGTATCTCGCACTGCTGGGGCTTCTGGGGCTCAACATCATCGTCTGCACCCTGACCCGTTTGGGCGGCAAGATCCGCCGGGCTTTCCGGCCGCGGCTGGAGACGGAGGCCAAGGCCTTGACCGCCCTCAAGATCAAGGACCGCCTCAAGCGAAGCGCACCTCTGGATGAGACCCGGGCCGCGCTGGAAGCGGCATTGCACGGGGCCGGTTACCGGGTCCGCTCAGCGGCCGGCGACGGCCGCGTCAGCCTGCTGGCCCGCAAGCGCATGGCCGGCTTGTTCGGCTCGGACCTCGTCCATGTCGGATTGCTCGTGCTCCTGGCCGGCGCGCTGGTGACGGCCGCAGGCAGTGTCCGGTCCGAGCTCCCGATGCGCGAAGGCCAAACGCTGGACGTGCCGGGGGCCGGGTTCGCCCTTCGCCTGGACAAGTTCGAGACCGAATACTACCCCGACGAGAGCGTCAAGGCCTGGAAGAGCGCGGTCACGGTGATGGAGGCCGGGCAAGCGCTCCGCGGAGCCGTCATCTCCGTCAACCGGCCGCTGACCCACCGCGGCTTTTCCTTTTATCAGATGAGCTACGGCTTCGACTGGGACGCCCCCACCCTGACGCTGGCCGTCAAGAAGAAGGATGACGCCGCACCGGCCCGGACCATGACTCTCAAACCCGGTCAGCGGCTGCCCCTCCGCGATCCGGAAGGGACGGAGATCGCGCTGCTAAGCTTCCTGCCCGACTTCGTGCTGGGCGAGGGTAATCAGCCGGAGAACCGCTCCTCCCAGCCCAACAATCCGGCCGCCCAGATCGAAGTCTGGCGCAAGGGCCGGAAGGCCTTCGAGGGCTGGATCTTCGCCAACTACCCCGACTTCGCCCAGATGCACGGCAGCCAGGTCCCCGACCTGACCGTCGAGCTCAAAGCCTTCGACGCCGCCCAGACCTCCGTGCTCGAAGCGGCCAAGGATCCCGGCGTTCCGCTGGTTTGGCTGGGCTGTCTGCTGGGGATGGCCGGGCTTTTCCTGGCCTTCTACTGGCCGACCTGGGAGATCCGGGCCCTGCTCGAAGAGGGCAAGGGCCAGACCGACATCAGCCTGGGCGGCACCGCGGCTAAGAGCCGCGACCGTTTCGCCCTCGACTTCGAATCCATCGTCAATGCCTTCAGGAGACCGAAATGACCGAATCGACGCTGTTCGCCGCCGCCCTCGCCGTCTATGCCGCGGCCGCTTTCTTCTACTTGGCCTTCCTCTTCGGAAAAAAGGAAGGGCCGGCCAAAACCGGCTTCGCTCTGGCCGTAGCCGGGCTCGTCCTCCACACCGGGGCTCTCGTCATCCGGACCTTCGAGAGCGGCCACGCCCCGTTCACTAACATGTACGAATCGCTGTCGTTTATGGCCTGGGCCTCGATCCTGGCCTATGTTCTGATCAGCCTCCGCTTCCGCATCCCCCGGGTCGGACCGTACATCCTGCTGATCGTCATCGGCCTGATGGCCTTGGCCTCCTCGCCGCTCATGCCCAAGGAAGCGACCCCGCTGGTGCCCGCCCTGCAGAGCTACTGGCTGTGGCTGCACGTTTCGGTGACCCTGCTCGGAGAGGCCTTTTTCGCCGTGGCTTTCATCACCAGCCTGATGTACCTGACGGCCAAGGAGCCCGAAAAGAAGGAGCGGATGGACTCGGTCAGCTACCGCTGCGTCACGGTCGGCTTCCCCCTCTTCACCCTGGGCGGCCTGGTCTTCGGCATGGTCTGGGCCCAGAAGGCCTGGGGCACATACTGGAGCTGGGACCCCAAGGAGGTCTGGAGTCTGATCACCTGGTTCGTCTTCGCCCTGTACCTGCACACCCGGATCGTCATGGGCTGGAAAGGCCGCCGCTCGGCGTTCATCGCCATCATCGGCTTCCTGGCCGCCTTGTTCACCTATTTCGGCGTCAACTACCTGCTGGCCGGACTGCACAGCTACGCTTAAGCCGGCCTCCGGCCGACTCGCCCGGGATGGAGGAGGAGGATCATGACCGAATCGACCGACACCCCGAAGCCGCCTTCCAAGCGGAAGCGGCGCCTGCGCCTCGCCTTCATCGCCCTGGGCGTCTTTCTGATCCTTCTGGTCGCCTCGGTCGAGCTGACCTCGACCTCCAAGTTCTGCGGCGTCTGCCACAACATGAAGCCCTTCTACAAGAGCTGGCAGGAATCCACCCACAAGGACATCGCCTGCAAGAACTGCCATTACCCGCCCGGCCTCAAGTCCCTTTTCCGGACCAAGATGCAGGGTCTGGTCATGCTCGTCAAATACGTGACCCGCGTCTACGGCGAGGGCAAGCCGCTGGTTCAGATCTCCGACGAGGCTTGCCTGCGCCCGGGCTGCCACGACACCCGCCTCCTGAAGGGCAAGGTCCAGTACGGCAAGGTTGCCTTCGACCACACCAGCCACTTGGGCGCCCAACGGCGGGGCGAGAAGCTGCGCTGCGCCTCCTGCCACGCCCAGATGGTCCAGGGCACCCATATGACCGTGACCCCGACGACGTGCTTCCTGTGCCACTTCAAGCCGGCCGTCGAGCCGGGGGCCGAGGCGCCGCCCAAGGACTGCGCCCTCTGCCACCGCCAGGACGAGCTCGTCGACAAGAGCAAGGTCCGCTTCGACCACAGTCCCGTCTACGCGGCGGGCTATGCCTGCGAAAAATGCCACAGCCGGGTCGTGGCCGGGGACGGGGCCGTGGCCCGCGAGAATTGCTACAAATGCCACCTGGAGCCGGAACGGCTGGCCAAGTACGGCGACACGGCGCTCCTGCACCGCACCCACATCAGCGAGCGCAAGATCGACTGCGCCCACTGCCACGCCGGGATCCAGCATAAGATCATCAAGGACGCCGAGGCCCTCTCGGACTGCCGGGCTTGCCATACCGGCACCCACCGGGCTCAGGAGATCCTGTATACCGGGCAGGGAGGCGCGGGGACACCCCATCCCGTCCCCAATGTCATGCTGGAGAAAGGCCTGAACTGCCAGGGCTGCCACGTTCTGCATCAGCAGACGGGCCGGATGCTCAAATCCGGGACCCTGCGCTCCAATCCGGCCGTCTGCGAGTCCTGCCACGGCAAGGGCTACGCCCGCATCCTCAAGAACTGGGAAGCCGCGACGGACAAGCGGCTGGGCGAGGCCCGGGCCGTCCTGGCCGCGGCCGCGGCCGAGGTGGCGAGACGGGGCGGGCCGGCCATGGCCAAGGCCCGGACGCTGCTTGGAGAAGCCGCCTTCAATATCGAGGTCGTGACCCAGGGCAAGGCGGCCCACAATGTTGACTACGCCCAACAGCTTTTGGCCGCCGCCCTGGCCAAGGCCGGAGAGGCGATGACGGCCGTCGGATCGGTCCACAAGATCGAGGCGCCGCTTATCCTGAACCAGGCCGCGACCAATGCCTGCACCGCCTGCCACGCCGGGATCGAGGAGTCGAGCGGGCCGGCTTTCGGGCTGACCTTCCCCCATCGGCCCCACGTCGTCCGCCAGAAGATGGACTGCGCTCAATGCCATTCGAACGAGAAGCGCCACGGCGAGCTGACAGCGACGAAGGCCTCCTGCGCCCCCTGCCATCACAAGCCCCCGC contains:
- a CDS encoding thiamine pyrophosphate-dependent enzyme, giving the protein MSMEILLGDEAVGLGAVHAGLSGAYSYPGTPASEIMEYLIRIGRGASFKAAWSVNEKTAFEEALGCSYAGKRAFVSFKHVGLNVAADPFMSAALTGANGGFIVCSGDDPSMHSSQNEQDSRFYAQFALIPCFEPADHQEAYDMAREAFELSERVKLPVMIRLTTRLAHSRAGVETRPPRPENEIRTGARQCWTLLPGNARVQFKRVLDLQPELVRYASESPFTRLELQPDDRRLGIIASGLGYNYVRENLEGSGLRPSILKISVYPIPEDLVRRLVEHCDTILVAEEGYPLIERQIRGLFGIPGKILIGKMSGHLPLQGELTPETVRAALGLAPLARRTAGDLPLANRPPQLCVGCPHADTFKALKKALEGQPGATIFSDIGCYTLGYFPPHNAVDSCVCMGASVGMAHGASRAGVHPAVGVIGDSTFGHSGITALLSAATADANMVLVILDNCTVAMTGTQPSFSTGRRLLEIVRGVGVPAERLRVITPLPKFHEENVRVLREEIAHPGLSVVVAVRECLEEAKKKNKLGGAQ
- a CDS encoding Rrf2 family transcriptional regulator, yielding MIKLSTKGRYGTRLMVNLARHYHQTQDTIILKSVAEEEGISIRYLEQIIIPLKINKLVKSVRGAGGGYTLARAPKDIKLCDILQALEGSCSLTECIEDESVCEKVPICGTHEIWKGATLLLKGYFDKITLQDVMDITEKKLAAARKKSRAKA
- a CDS encoding cytochrome c biogenesis protein ResB; translation: MRSIIRFFSSLRLAIALLIFLAVASVIGTLIPQARSVEEYAARYGAASGLLIKLQLTGLYHSLWYLALLGLLGLNIIVCTLTRLGGKIRRAFRPRLETEAKALTALKIKDRLKRSAPLDETRAALEAALHGAGYRVRSAAGDGRVSLLARKRMAGLFGSDLVHVGLLVLLAGALVTAAGSVRSELPMREGQTLDVPGAGFALRLDKFETEYYPDESVKAWKSAVTVMEAGQALRGAVISVNRPLTHRGFSFYQMSYGFDWDAPTLTLAVKKKDDAAPARTMTLKPGQRLPLRDPEGTEIALLSFLPDFVLGEGNQPENRSSQPNNPAAQIEVWRKGRKAFEGWIFANYPDFAQMHGSQVPDLTVELKAFDAAQTSVLEAAKDPGVPLVWLGCLLGMAGLFLAFYWPTWEIRALLEEGKGQTDISLGGTAAKSRDRFALDFESIVNAFRRPK
- a CDS encoding cytochrome c biogenesis protein, with the protein product MTESTLFAAALAVYAAAAFFYLAFLFGKKEGPAKTGFALAVAGLVLHTGALVIRTFESGHAPFTNMYESLSFMAWASILAYVLISLRFRIPRVGPYILLIVIGLMALASSPLMPKEATPLVPALQSYWLWLHVSVTLLGEAFFAVAFITSLMYLTAKEPEKKERMDSVSYRCVTVGFPLFTLGGLVFGMVWAQKAWGTYWSWDPKEVWSLITWFVFALYLHTRIVMGWKGRRSAFIAIIGFLAALFTYFGVNYLLAGLHSYA
- a CDS encoding cytochrome c3 family protein → MTESTDTPKPPSKRKRRLRLAFIALGVFLILLVASVELTSTSKFCGVCHNMKPFYKSWQESTHKDIACKNCHYPPGLKSLFRTKMQGLVMLVKYVTRVYGEGKPLVQISDEACLRPGCHDTRLLKGKVQYGKVAFDHTSHLGAQRRGEKLRCASCHAQMVQGTHMTVTPTTCFLCHFKPAVEPGAEAPPKDCALCHRQDELVDKSKVRFDHSPVYAAGYACEKCHSRVVAGDGAVARENCYKCHLEPERLAKYGDTALLHRTHISERKIDCAHCHAGIQHKIIKDAEALSDCRACHTGTHRAQEILYTGQGGAGTPHPVPNVMLEKGLNCQGCHVLHQQTGRMLKSGTLRSNPAVCESCHGKGYARILKNWEAATDKRLGEARAVLAAAAAEVARRGGPAMAKARTLLGEAAFNIEVVTQGKAAHNVDYAQQLLAAALAKAGEAMTAVGSVHKIEAPLILNQAATNACTACHAGIEESSGPAFGLTFPHRPHVVRQKMDCAQCHSNEKRHGELTATKASCAPCHHKPPQRDCGACHAAQKTAYQGGRLGNLIVPRDVMAEAEIGCADCHLDKAKAVRRPGPEVCVACHGEDKFRAVADDQKTAIHRRLDDLRAALHEAYRSRPAGARAAAVRKAEEIVRAAKPPEAPGRPGDKWLLFVLSGPIGSLFPALTRSGRFPTINPLAPPGPLPSSAAKRRRMAKPRSIFRVILSGAFTPI